A stretch of the Pantoea deleyi genome encodes the following:
- a CDS encoding IS3 family transposase (programmed frameshift), with translation MKKRFYDEQIISILREAEAGVSAREPCRRHAISDATFYTWRKKFGGMEVPDVKRLKSLEEENARLKKLLAEAMLDKEALQVALGRKFLTTDQKREAVEVMCETTGLSQRRACRLPGLSLSTCRYSAQRPAADAQLSLRITELALERRRFGYRRIWQLLRREGLQVNHKRVYRIYRLNGLGVKRRRRRKGLATERLPLLRPDAPNLTWSMDFVMDALASGRRIKYLTCVDDFTKECLTITAAFGISGVQVARILDSIARFRGYPAMIRTDQGPEFTCRALDQRAFEYGVELRLIQPGKPTQNGFIESFNGRFRDECLNEHWFSDILHARKIINDWRQDYNESRPHSSLNYQTPSEFAACWRNGKNEEKPTDITN, from the exons ATGAAGAAGCGTTTTTACGACGAACAGATCATCAGTATTCTCCGCGAGGCTGAAGCCGGCGTTTCTGCCCGGGAACCCTGCCGCAGGCACGCCATTTCCGACGCCACCTTTTACACCTGGCGCAAGAAGTTTGGCGGCATGGAAGTCCCCGATGTGAAGCGGCTCAAGTCACTTGAAGAGGAGAATGCCCGACTCAAGAAGCTGCTCGCTGAAGCCATGCTGGATAAGGAGGCGCTTCAGGTGGCTCTGGGCCGAAAGT TTCTGACGACAGACCAGAAGCGGGAAGCCGTAGAAGTCATGTGTGAGACAACGGGCCTGTCGCAACGCCGTGCCTGCAGGCTGCCTGGTCTGTCCCTTTCAACCTGCCGTTATTCGGCTCAGCGTCCGGCTGCTGACGCGCAGCTGTCTCTGCGTATCACAGAGCTGGCACTTGAACGTCGCCGGTTTGGTTACCGGCGCATCTGGCAGTTATTACGTCGGGAGGGCCTTCAAGTCAACCACAAGCGGGTTTACCGCATCTATCGCCTTAACGGTCTGGGTGTAAAACGCAGGCGACGCCGTAAGGGGCTGGCGACTGAGCGGCTTCCGCTTCTACGCCCGGATGCGCCGAACCTGACATGGTCGATGGATTTTGTCATGGATGCACTTGCCAGCGGCCGCCGGATTAAGTACCTGACCTGCGTGGATGATTTCACGAAGGAGTGTCTGACGATCACCGCTGCTTTCGGTATTTCAGGCGTTCAGGTCGCGCGTATTCTGGACAGCATCGCGCGGTTTCGTGGCTATCCGGCAATGATCAGAACCGATCAGGGCCCGGAATTTACCTGCCGTGCGCTCGACCAGCGGGCTTTTGAGTATGGCGTAGAACTGCGACTTATCCAGCCGGGCAAGCCAACACAGAACGGATTTATTGAGAGTTTCAACGGACGCTTTCGGGATGAATGCCTTAATGAGCACTGGTTCAGCGATATTCTCCATGCCCGGAAAATCATTAATGACTGGCGGCAGGACTATAACGAGTCCAGACCTCATTCATCGCTGAATTATCAGACGCCGTCTGAATTTGCAGCATGCTGGCGAAACGGAAAAAATGAAGAAAAACCAACCGACATTACTAACTGA
- a CDS encoding LysR family transcriptional regulator has product MRSFDPVQLGSIELFCRAAELHSFTAAAELLGLTPASVSRSISRLEARLGVRLFARTTRNIRLTNEGEIYYRQCQQALEQIAEAERVITGTQKIPSGRLRVSVGTPYAHHRLLPLLPRFQAEHPQIELDISIANRVIDFVDEGFDLAIRLGTPKDSSLIAHKLEDATLGIFASPDYLRRRGRPVTLDDLDQHDCIRFILPSSGKPMPWEFRDENGKPVDINVRSPYSVSDDVLGAVSWAVAGGGLFQFYHFIAESALYRNALTEVLQNYSGRSRPFSILYPQNRHLSARVRAFVDFLRRAIPGAPPRE; this is encoded by the coding sequence ATGAGAAGCTTCGATCCCGTTCAGCTGGGCAGTATCGAGCTCTTCTGCAGAGCGGCCGAGCTGCACAGTTTTACCGCTGCCGCAGAGCTGCTGGGCCTGACGCCCGCGTCGGTCAGTCGATCGATCAGCCGTCTCGAAGCCCGGTTAGGCGTGCGGCTTTTTGCCAGAACGACAAGAAACATCAGGCTGACAAACGAAGGTGAGATCTACTACAGGCAGTGTCAGCAGGCGCTGGAACAGATTGCAGAAGCCGAACGGGTCATTACCGGCACGCAGAAGATCCCCAGCGGGCGACTGCGGGTCAGCGTCGGCACGCCTTACGCGCATCATCGTCTCCTTCCCCTGCTCCCGCGCTTTCAGGCAGAGCATCCGCAGATCGAACTCGATATCAGTATTGCCAACCGGGTCATCGATTTCGTGGACGAAGGGTTCGATCTCGCTATCCGTCTGGGGACACCAAAGGATTCCAGCCTGATTGCGCACAAACTGGAGGACGCGACGCTGGGGATTTTTGCCTCGCCGGATTATCTGCGTCGCCGGGGCCGACCCGTCACGCTCGACGATCTGGACCAGCATGACTGCATCAGATTTATTCTGCCCAGCTCGGGCAAACCGATGCCGTGGGAATTCCGCGATGAAAACGGGAAGCCTGTCGATATTAACGTCAGAAGTCCCTACAGCGTCTCTGACGATGTTCTGGGTGCGGTCAGCTGGGCGGTGGCGGGAGGCGGGCTGTTCCAGTTTTATCACTTCATCGCCGAATCTGCCCTCTACAGAAACGCCCTGACCGAAGTCCTGCAGAACTATAGCGGGCGCTCGCGGCCGTTCTCAATACTCTACCCGCAGAACCGGCATCTCTCCGCCAGGGTACGGGCCTTTGTCGATTTCCTCCGGCGCGCAATCCCCGGCGCACCGCCACGGGAGTAA
- the uca gene encoding urea carboxylase produces the protein MFDTLLIANRGAIACRILRTLRTMQVKGVAVYAEADLSSLHVREADRAISLGDGPATDTYLVSEKIIAAARQSGATAIHPGYGFLSENAAFAEACEAAGLVFVGPTPSQLRTFGLKHTARALAKAQGVPLLEGSELLADIDEACRAADEVGYPVMLKSTAGGGGIGMRVCRDAQALAEAFETVRRLGQNNFSDAGVFLEKYIERARHLEVQIFGDGTGEVIALGVRDCSVQRRNQKVIEETPAPNLPAGMAEALCQAAIALGKAVNYRSAGTVEFVYDSAAQQFYFLEVNTRLQVEHGVTEQVWGVDLVQWMIALAAGDLPPLRTLATTLTPQGHAVQARLYAEDPGRQFQPSPGLLTDVFFPESGDKTLRIDRWVEAGCEVPPFFDPMLAKAIAWRPSRDEAIATLTQALAETRLYGVETNRRYLQQILAFEPFTSGEPWTRCLEQLRYQAATFEVISAGTQTSVQDYPGRLGYWAVGVPPSGPMDDRALRSGNRLLGNGEGDAALEITLNGPALKFNTAVEAVICGAPLSVTLDGIAQPMDTVFTIPAGATLKLGAITGAGVRSYLCLSGGIQVPDYLGSKSTFTLGQFGGHAGRALRSGDVLHLAPRATRATGAELPSALRTRPGALRTLRVIYGPHGAPEFFAPDYIETFFATEWEVHFNSSRTGIRLIGPKPIWTRDSGGEAGLHPSNIHDNPYAIGAVDFTGDMPVILGPDGPSLGGFVCPVTVIEADLWQMGQLKAGDKVQFVAVAIPVARQLAIARHQELATLQPQETHWQPAPLTSPVVMSCGEADKRLVARLSGDTHLLLEAGEPELDLVLRFRIHALMQGLEAQARDGIIDITPGIRSLQIHFRPETLTPERLLTWVRGEWEKVCLSDDLQVPSRVVHLPLSWDDPACQQAVEKYMTTVRRDAPWCPDNLEFIRRINDLPDKQAVWNTVFDASYLVMGLGDVYLGAPVATPLDPRHRLVTTKYNPARTWTAENSVGIGGAYLCVYGMEGPGGYQFVGRTLQMWNRYHQVADFSGQPWLLRFFDQIRFYPVSASELLQIRRDFPLGRFPLQIEHCTLRLAQYQAFLAREAASIDAFRQHQQSAFNAERDRWIASGQAHFDSLEAIAEEGGEMPLQPGEQGIESPISGNLWQVQATAGSRVRAGDVLVVLESMKMEIPLIAPCDGIVQQVSVQPGGAVRAGQRVAVIVEDNA, from the coding sequence ATGTTTGATACCTTACTGATTGCTAACCGCGGCGCGATCGCCTGCCGCATTCTGCGCACGCTGCGTACTATGCAGGTAAAAGGCGTGGCCGTTTACGCCGAGGCCGATCTGAGCAGCTTACACGTGCGTGAAGCGGACAGGGCGATCAGCCTTGGCGACGGACCCGCAACGGACACCTATCTGGTGAGCGAAAAAATCATCGCTGCCGCCCGGCAAAGCGGGGCGACGGCCATCCATCCCGGCTACGGATTTCTGTCAGAGAACGCCGCGTTTGCCGAAGCGTGCGAGGCGGCGGGGCTGGTTTTTGTCGGCCCCACGCCGTCGCAACTGCGAACCTTCGGCCTGAAACATACCGCCCGTGCGCTGGCGAAAGCCCAGGGAGTGCCGCTGCTGGAAGGCAGCGAACTGCTGGCGGACATCGACGAGGCCTGTCGCGCAGCAGATGAGGTCGGCTATCCGGTCATGCTGAAAAGTACCGCGGGCGGCGGCGGCATCGGGATGCGCGTCTGTCGGGATGCCCAGGCGCTGGCCGAGGCGTTTGAAACGGTGCGCCGTCTGGGCCAGAACAACTTCAGCGACGCCGGGGTATTCCTGGAAAAATATATTGAGCGCGCCCGCCATCTGGAAGTGCAGATCTTCGGTGACGGCACGGGGGAGGTGATCGCGCTGGGCGTGCGTGACTGCTCGGTGCAGCGGCGGAATCAGAAAGTCATCGAAGAGACCCCGGCGCCCAACCTGCCAGCCGGTATGGCGGAGGCGCTCTGCCAGGCCGCCATCGCGCTGGGAAAAGCAGTGAACTACCGCAGCGCCGGGACCGTCGAGTTTGTCTATGACAGCGCCGCGCAGCAGTTCTATTTTCTGGAGGTCAACACCCGGCTGCAGGTTGAACATGGCGTCACAGAGCAGGTGTGGGGCGTGGATCTGGTGCAGTGGATGATTGCGCTGGCCGCAGGCGATCTCCCTCCGCTCCGCACGCTGGCCACCACGCTAACGCCGCAGGGCCATGCGGTGCAGGCGCGCCTCTATGCGGAAGATCCGGGGCGGCAGTTCCAGCCGTCGCCGGGGCTGCTGACCGACGTTTTCTTCCCGGAGAGCGGGGATAAGACGCTGCGTATCGACCGCTGGGTGGAAGCGGGGTGTGAGGTGCCGCCCTTCTTTGACCCGATGCTGGCAAAAGCGATCGCCTGGCGGCCCTCCCGCGACGAGGCCATTGCCACTCTGACGCAGGCGCTGGCGGAAACCCGTCTCTATGGCGTGGAAACCAACCGCCGCTATCTGCAGCAGATTCTGGCTTTCGAACCCTTTACCTCCGGCGAGCCCTGGACGCGCTGTCTGGAGCAGCTCCGCTATCAGGCGGCAACCTTTGAGGTCATCAGTGCGGGCACGCAGACCAGCGTTCAGGACTATCCGGGCCGTCTGGGTTACTGGGCGGTCGGCGTGCCGCCGTCAGGCCCGATGGACGATCGCGCCCTGCGGTCGGGCAACCGCCTGCTGGGCAATGGTGAAGGGGATGCGGCGCTGGAAATCACCCTTAACGGGCCTGCCCTGAAATTTAACACAGCGGTCGAGGCGGTAATCTGCGGTGCGCCGCTCAGCGTCACGCTGGACGGGATCGCACAGCCGATGGACACCGTTTTCACCATTCCGGCCGGGGCGACCCTGAAGCTGGGCGCGATCACCGGCGCGGGCGTGCGAAGCTACCTCTGCCTGAGCGGCGGTATTCAGGTGCCGGACTATCTGGGCAGCAAAAGTACCTTCACGCTCGGTCAGTTTGGCGGGCACGCCGGACGGGCGCTGCGCAGTGGTGACGTACTGCATCTGGCCCCCCGCGCCACGCGCGCGACCGGGGCAGAACTGCCTTCTGCGCTGCGCACCCGTCCCGGCGCACTGCGGACGCTGCGCGTGATCTATGGCCCGCACGGTGCGCCGGAGTTCTTTGCGCCAGACTATATCGAGACCTTCTTCGCCACGGAATGGGAGGTTCACTTCAACTCCAGCCGCACCGGCATACGTCTGATTGGCCCCAAGCCGATCTGGACCCGCGACAGCGGCGGGGAGGCTGGCCTGCACCCCTCGAACATTCATGACAACCCCTACGCCATCGGCGCGGTCGATTTCACCGGTGACATGCCGGTGATCCTGGGCCCGGACGGGCCGAGCCTCGGCGGGTTTGTCTGTCCGGTGACGGTCATTGAGGCGGACCTGTGGCAGATGGGCCAGCTCAAAGCGGGAGATAAAGTGCAGTTTGTGGCGGTGGCGATTCCCGTCGCCCGGCAGCTGGCCATAGCCCGTCACCAGGAGCTGGCCACGCTACAGCCGCAGGAAACGCACTGGCAGCCCGCGCCGCTGACCTCGCCTGTGGTGATGAGCTGTGGCGAGGCAGATAAGCGTCTGGTCGCCCGTCTCTCCGGCGACACCCATCTGCTGCTGGAGGCGGGCGAGCCAGAGCTGGATCTGGTGCTGCGTTTCCGTATTCATGCGCTGATGCAGGGGCTGGAGGCGCAAGCCCGCGACGGCATTATTGATATCACCCCCGGCATCCGCTCACTGCAGATCCACTTCCGGCCGGAAACCCTGACGCCGGAGAGGCTGCTGACCTGGGTGCGCGGGGAGTGGGAGAAAGTCTGCCTGAGTGACGATCTTCAGGTGCCCTCGCGCGTCGTGCATCTGCCGCTCTCCTGGGACGATCCGGCCTGTCAGCAGGCTGTAGAGAAATATATGACCACCGTACGCCGGGACGCGCCCTGGTGTCCGGACAATCTGGAGTTTATCCGCCGCATCAACGACCTGCCGGATAAACAGGCGGTCTGGAATACCGTTTTTGATGCCAGCTACCTGGTGATGGGGCTGGGCGATGTCTATCTGGGCGCGCCCGTTGCCACGCCGCTGGACCCCCGTCATCGGCTGGTCACCACCAAATATAATCCGGCCCGCACCTGGACGGCGGAGAACTCGGTGGGCATCGGCGGCGCCTATCTGTGCGTGTATGGCATGGAGGGACCGGGCGGCTATCAGTTTGTCGGGCGCACACTGCAGATGTGGAATCGCTATCATCAGGTCGCTGACTTCAGTGGTCAGCCCTGGCTGCTGCGCTTTTTCGACCAGATCCGCTTTTATCCGGTTTCGGCCAGCGAACTGCTGCAGATCCGCCGCGATTTTCCGCTTGGCCGCTTTCCGCTGCAGATCGAACACTGCACGCTGCGGCTGGCGCAATACCAGGCTTTTCTCGCCCGCGAAGCGGCGAGTATCGACGCCTTCCGCCAGCATCAGCAGAGCGCGTTTAACGCGGAGCGCGACCGCTGGATCGCCAGCGGACAGGCCCATTTCGACAGTCTGGAAGCGATAGCCGAAGAGGGCGGCGAGATGCCGCTGCAGCCGGGCGAGCAGGGGATCGAAAGCCCGATTTCCGGCAATCTGTGGCAGGTGCAGGCTACTGCAGGCAGCCGGGTGCGGGCGGGAGACGTCTTGGTCGTGCTGGAGTCGATGAAGATGGAGATCCCGTTAATCGCGCCCTGTGATGGCATCGTCCAGCAGGTAAGCGTGCAGCCGGGCGGCGCAGTGCGTGCAGGGCAACGGGTGGCGGTGATCGTGGAGGATAATGCGTAA
- a CDS encoding urea amidolyase associated protein UAAP2, with the protein MTLIHSERSPEEACYRHQIPAGEPWLFEVRKGQTLRLLDLEGNQAIDTLFYNADNPRERYDPQRTLRRQGNVYLTTGSVLFSNLGNPLLTIVADTCGRHDTLGGACSQESNTVRYAQDKRYMHSCRDNFLCACLHDGRLHKRDIGANINFFMNVPVTPEGGLTFADGLSAPGKYVELVAECNVMVLISNCPQLNNPCNGWNPTPAEVLVWN; encoded by the coding sequence ATGACCCTCATTCACTCTGAACGTTCTCCCGAAGAGGCGTGCTATCGCCATCAGATCCCGGCGGGCGAGCCGTGGCTGTTTGAAGTCAGAAAGGGCCAGACGCTGCGCCTGCTCGACCTCGAAGGCAATCAGGCGATCGATACCCTGTTTTATAACGCCGATAACCCAAGGGAGCGATACGATCCGCAGCGTACGCTGCGCCGTCAGGGCAATGTCTATCTGACCACCGGCAGCGTGCTCTTTTCAAACCTGGGAAATCCGCTGCTGACTATCGTCGCCGACACCTGCGGTCGTCACGACACCCTGGGCGGCGCCTGCTCGCAGGAGAGCAACACGGTGCGCTACGCCCAGGATAAACGTTACATGCACAGCTGCCGCGATAACTTTCTCTGCGCCTGTCTGCACGATGGTCGCCTGCACAAGCGCGATATCGGCGCCAACATCAATTTCTTCATGAATGTGCCGGTCACGCCCGAAGGGGGACTGACCTTTGCCGATGGCCTGTCCGCGCCCGGCAAATATGTGGAGCTGGTGGCGGAGTGCAACGTGATGGTGCTGATCTCCAACTGTCCGCAGCTGAATAACCCCTGTAACGGCTGGAACCCGACGCCCGCCGAAGTGCTGGTCTGGAACTGA
- a CDS encoding zinc-binding dehydrogenase gives MYKTDAWTWHRNPSPLQLSKEEKSLAPGDDDVLVENRAVGLNPVDWKLMEGLSPAWQAGQIPGVDGMGIIVATGKNVAHLRKGSRVMYHTDLRYHGSFARHTLVKANAVIAVPDNISDATAASLPCPGLTAWQAIKKLPDIAGQTVLVNGAGGYVGNLITQLLINHAAHVYVTASERHHKKLSARGVIQAFDYKASGWKEDFRRMLGEKAVHAVFDTVNQQSAISLAGLLGYYGHLVCVQDRIETAPLPAFTTSISLHEIALASIHAYGTAQDLSQLRLAGETLLKQVGNGELQLAAPETVTFDDIPAALEKLKRNNDGTKYVALIAPQ, from the coding sequence ATGTATAAGACAGACGCGTGGACCTGGCATCGCAATCCATCGCCCCTTCAGCTGAGCAAAGAAGAAAAATCACTAGCACCGGGCGACGATGACGTGTTAGTCGAAAATCGTGCCGTCGGCCTTAATCCCGTCGACTGGAAACTGATGGAAGGGCTGTCTCCTGCCTGGCAGGCGGGCCAGATCCCGGGTGTCGATGGGATGGGGATTATTGTCGCGACCGGTAAGAATGTTGCGCATCTCCGCAAGGGCAGCCGGGTGATGTACCATACCGATCTTCGCTATCACGGCAGTTTTGCACGCCATACCCTGGTTAAGGCGAATGCCGTCATTGCCGTGCCGGATAACATCAGCGATGCCACCGCCGCCTCGCTTCCCTGTCCAGGGCTGACTGCCTGGCAGGCCATTAAAAAACTGCCCGATATTGCCGGGCAGACCGTACTGGTAAACGGTGCAGGGGGCTATGTGGGGAATCTGATTACGCAGCTTCTGATTAACCACGCCGCCCATGTCTATGTCACCGCCAGCGAGCGTCATCATAAAAAACTCTCTGCACGGGGCGTGATTCAGGCTTTTGACTACAAAGCGTCAGGCTGGAAAGAGGATTTTCGTCGCATGCTGGGCGAAAAAGCAGTGCACGCGGTGTTTGATACGGTAAACCAGCAGAGCGCGATCTCCCTCGCCGGATTACTGGGTTACTATGGTCATCTCGTCTGTGTTCAGGACAGAATCGAAACCGCGCCGCTGCCGGCATTCACCACCAGTATTTCGTTACATGAGATCGCACTCGCATCCATTCATGCCTACGGAACAGCGCAGGATTTGAGTCAGCTCCGTCTGGCCGGTGAAACGCTGCTGAAGCAGGTCGGTAATGGTGAGTTACAGCTCGCAGCGCCAGAAACGGTGACCTTTGATGACATTCCGGCGGCGCTGGAGAAACTCAAGCGCAACAACGATGGCACCAAGTATGTGGCGCTGATTGCACCGCAGTAA
- a CDS encoding LysR substrate-binding domain-containing protein — MPARITRLPKISVIHAFKVAAELGSLAKAAAQLALTPAAVSQQIRQLEEQLGSALFLRTQSGVVLTETGKEYLRYVTEAFDILHLGQQNIRDAVRAPKLTIYALPALASNWIMPRLASWREQCPDVDLALHGTHAQVDFQAMPADFVLCFGEDRYPQLEKQWLFHDEVLPVASPALLQRFAAKAIFSRAPLIHLDWGDEGRFLPDWRSWFQARGMDEPLPQPGYTFNLTSLAIDAAVAGAGLLLGQRRLIAPQLARGELVVADDFSLPLSKPYYLAWPPRTRALPGSAAMIAWLGGLAGKSSS; from the coding sequence ATGCCGGCCAGAATCACCAGGTTGCCAAAAATCAGCGTGATACACGCCTTCAAAGTGGCTGCCGAGCTGGGCAGCCTGGCGAAAGCGGCCGCCCAGCTGGCGCTGACGCCAGCGGCCGTCAGCCAGCAGATCCGCCAGCTGGAAGAGCAGCTCGGCAGCGCTCTGTTTCTGCGTACGCAGAGTGGCGTGGTGCTGACCGAAACCGGCAAAGAGTATCTGCGCTACGTCACCGAAGCCTTTGATATTCTGCATCTCGGTCAGCAGAACATTCGTGATGCGGTTCGTGCGCCAAAACTGACGATCTATGCCCTGCCTGCTCTGGCGTCAAACTGGATCATGCCCCGGCTGGCGAGCTGGCGCGAACAGTGTCCGGATGTCGATCTGGCGCTGCACGGCACGCATGCGCAGGTCGATTTTCAGGCGATGCCGGCGGATTTTGTCCTCTGTTTTGGCGAGGATCGTTACCCGCAGCTCGAAAAACAGTGGCTGTTTCATGATGAGGTGCTGCCGGTCGCCAGCCCCGCGCTGCTGCAGCGCTTTGCGGCAAAGGCGATCTTCAGCCGTGCGCCGCTGATCCATCTGGACTGGGGAGATGAGGGGCGTTTCCTGCCGGACTGGCGCAGCTGGTTTCAGGCCAGAGGCATGGACGAGCCGCTGCCGCAGCCGGGCTACACCTTTAATCTTACCTCGCTGGCAATCGACGCGGCTGTCGCGGGTGCCGGGCTGCTGCTTGGACAGCGACGCCTGATTGCGCCGCAACTGGCGCGCGGCGAACTGGTGGTGGCAGACGATTTCAGCCTGCCGCTCAGCAAACCCTATTATCTCGCCTGGCCGCCCCGCACGCGGGCGCTGCCGGGCAGTGCGGCGATGATCGCCTGGCTTGGCGGCCTGGCCGGTAAATCGTCATCGTAA
- a CDS encoding HalD/BesD family halogenase: MSDALVRLDLHPLADHGWRQRCHEALNHTGTLVLRQFLQPQALAAIVEEGNAQRPLAYHTRSRHNVYLMKPDAAFSDTHPRNREVVSTKGCITDDVIAAGSPLRQLYNDALFQRFLCDVLGEAALYPYADPLSSINLHYASDGQELGWHFDNSSFAITLLVQKPRAGGVFQYVNDLRDADAGGMNFSGVEAVLDARQPVNSLTIDAGDLVLFRGRNALHRVTPTEGEVTRMLAVLAYNTQPGIALSETARMTFYGRL; the protein is encoded by the coding sequence ATGAGTGATGCCCTGGTTCGTCTCGATCTCCATCCGCTGGCCGATCATGGCTGGCGTCAACGCTGTCATGAAGCATTAAACCACACAGGCACGCTGGTTCTGCGTCAGTTTTTACAGCCGCAGGCGCTGGCGGCGATCGTTGAAGAGGGCAACGCGCAGCGCCCTCTGGCTTATCACACCCGCAGCAGACATAACGTGTATCTGATGAAGCCGGATGCGGCGTTCAGCGACACGCATCCGCGTAACCGGGAAGTGGTCAGCACCAAAGGCTGTATCACCGACGATGTGATTGCTGCCGGGTCGCCACTACGCCAGCTCTACAATGATGCCTTATTCCAGCGCTTCCTGTGCGATGTGCTGGGTGAGGCGGCACTCTATCCCTACGCCGATCCGCTCTCCTCAATCAACCTGCACTACGCGTCTGACGGCCAGGAACTGGGCTGGCACTTCGACAACTCCTCGTTTGCTATCACCCTGCTGGTGCAGAAGCCGCGGGCGGGCGGGGTGTTCCAGTATGTCAACGATCTGCGCGACGCCGATGCGGGCGGGATGAACTTCTCAGGTGTCGAGGCGGTGCTGGATGCGCGGCAGCCGGTGAATTCGCTAACGATCGATGCCGGCGATCTGGTGCTGTTTCGGGGCCGTAACGCCCTGCATCGCGTCACGCCGACAGAGGGCGAGGTGACGCGAATGCTGGCCGTGCTGGCTTACAACACGCAGCCCGGTATCGCGCTGTCGGAAACCGCGCGGATGACCTTCTACGGCCGACTCTGA
- a CDS encoding type 1 glutamine amidotransferase domain-containing protein — MKKIFRTLALMLLVTSATAFAASKGEVLVLLSGKTELPLQNNKTFPSGYYLNEFGVPADALIRAGYHLTVVTPEGTQPRADQRSRDALYFGGDVNEMHRIEGVVSALTQADQVKSLKTVLAAGLDNYDALFIPGGHAPLIDLSNNPEVGRLLRDFHRKGKPTAAICHGPITLLAAQDDPQGYEQGVVADRDVSADHWIYRGYKMTIFADEEEKIFEASLKGEKLRYYPARAMKQAGGNMNFAAAWQPHVVVDRELITGQNPFSDHLLASALLKALAAQ, encoded by the coding sequence ATGAAAAAGATTTTCAGAACGCTGGCGCTTATGCTGCTGGTGACCAGTGCAACCGCCTTTGCGGCCAGCAAGGGCGAAGTACTGGTTTTGCTCTCAGGTAAAACAGAATTACCGCTGCAGAATAATAAGACGTTCCCCTCCGGCTATTATCTGAATGAATTTGGCGTGCCTGCCGATGCGCTGATCCGGGCAGGCTATCATTTAACGGTCGTCACCCCGGAGGGCACTCAGCCGCGTGCCGATCAGCGTTCACGCGATGCGCTGTACTTTGGCGGCGATGTAAACGAGATGCACCGGATCGAGGGCGTGGTCAGTGCGCTAACGCAGGCCGATCAGGTGAAATCGCTGAAAACTGTTCTGGCTGCCGGACTGGATAACTATGACGCGCTCTTTATTCCTGGCGGTCATGCACCGCTGATTGACCTGTCGAATAATCCGGAGGTCGGCAGACTGCTTCGTGATTTCCATCGTAAAGGGAAGCCGACCGCAGCCATCTGTCACGGCCCGATCACTCTCCTTGCCGCTCAGGATGATCCGCAGGGCTATGAGCAGGGGGTAGTGGCAGACAGAGACGTCAGCGCAGATCACTGGATCTACCGCGGCTATAAGATGACCATCTTTGCCGACGAGGAAGAGAAAATTTTCGAGGCCTCTTTAAAAGGCGAAAAGCTTCGCTATTACCCGGCCAGAGCGATGAAGCAGGCGGGCGGAAACATGAACTTTGCTGCCGCCTGGCAGCCGCATGTGGTGGTGGATCGTGAACTGATCACCGGGCAGAACCCGTTCTCAGACCATCTGCTCGCCTCGGCATTGCTGAAGGCGCTTGCAGCACAATAA